Sequence from the Nitrospirota bacterium genome:
TTTGTTTTTTAATCTTGATTTCTTATATACACTCTAATATTCTGACTTTGAATATTCTTGATTAGAATATATCATAAAATCATGCCAAAAACAATACATTCAGAAAAATATCGAAAGCTTGTTAGTAAATTAAAATCCGCTCGTCGGGAAGCTGGGTTTACACAAATACAAGTAGCTAAAAGGCTAAAAAAGACTCAATCTTATATCTCTAAAGTTGAAGCAGGAGAGCAAAGAATTGATGTTATTGAACTAAAAATGTTCGCTGATTTATATAAGAAGGTTTTAAATTATTTTATAAAATAATTTGTGAAAAAATACTGGGATAAAAATTTGCAGTTGATAAAAAAGTTATTTAACTTATGTCTATGACTACAGGGCTACCCCGAGAATTTCAACTAAACAGTTTTATGGTTAGCGAAAATCCTTCAATATGATTTAAAATAAACAAAGAGAACTAGAAAGAATGAAGTTTCTGATTAAGGATTATAATTCAAGTATTGAGGGAATGCTTTCATTAAGATAGGCAGTCAATATATCGGGGAAGAGCGTTAGTACATCACATTTCATTTTCAGGACAAAGAGCAGCCTTCTCGGAGAAGGTCATAACTCTTCCCTTTATTTATACTCATCGACTGAGCAATTAAGATTCAGTTTTGGAGTATTATTCAGCCTATTCCAATATTTCAAGAACACAACGCTTGCCGAGCTTAGTACCTGCAGCACTCAGTATTGTTCTCATTGCTCGCGCTGTATTTCCCTGCTTTCCGATAACCTTCCCAATATCACTTTTAGCAACACGCAATTCAAAAACAACGGTTCTTTCTCCTTCTACCACGGCAACTGAAACTTCCTCCTGTCTATCTACCAGAGACTTCGCAATTTGTTCAACTAGTGATTTCATGTCCACCTCCATTTGAATCTGGGTTGTTTTTTACAGACCCGATATTTTCAAAAGTTTTTTCACAACAGATGTTGGTTGTGCTCTGAGTCTGATTAATAATAGCCTTGTTAGATTTCTACTATTAATAAGATATTATCATATACACTTAGACAAAACAAAAGAGGAAGTGCTAAAGACTGGAAGTGCCTCCCCGTAAAGCTTCGCAACGTGGCAAGCAGAGCAATAGCGCAACAGAGCCGCAGAAACTTAAGGGGTCATGACGCCATACCTCCTAATAATTAATTAACCATCTTTTTCAGATTCCAGAATTATTAAATGGGGTTCGTTATGGAACTATTAAGGTGGGGTTTGGCTTTCCTGTTAATTTATTTTTTATTAACCTTATTAACTTTTTTACGAACTGGTTTCTTTAAACAGGTTTGGCAAATCGATGATCCTTTTGCATCATAACACCCATTTTCATCAATCGTTTTCTCTAAATCCCCGCAATATATTTTTATCTTTTTCATATTAATGTATTGTAGGCCCCCTGTGATTTAGTAGCAAGGTAAATCAGTTTGATCGGATTCGAAAGTTAAGGATTATAGGTAGAAAGCGAGAAAATTATCTCAATAATTCTTTTGATATCTATTTAGTTTAACTTGTGTTAAAGTACTACTGACTTTAAAAGCTTGAAAAGACTCTCGGCCTTTAAAGCCGTAAGGCTTTTTTTCTATAAAGGAAAAAACATAATATGGATTTAATATCCTTACCAATTGAAAAAAATGAGAATCGATTTAGGCTTGTAATGGCAGTTATAAAAAGGGCAAAAGCGTTATATCAAGGGGCAATGCCAAGAATAGATAGTAAGTCAAAAAAGATGACAAGTATAGCACTTGAAGAAATAATATCCGGCTCTATAAATGTTCTTTCAGGCGAGGCTGCGGTAAAAGCCGAAGAAGAAGCTAAGAGGATAACTTACCAAAATATGATGGACGAAGCTAAACAGAAAGCATCATTTCCTGAAGAAATGACTAAAATCGAAAAAGACCTCCAAGTCTATCTTCGAGAAAAAGAAGAAGTGGTCGTTGAAAACACCACGTAGTGGAGCACCCATGAGAAAGACTTTCAATAGTACTCAGGATAAAAATATCCTTATATATAGGCTCAATCTTAAAAGTCAAACCCTTCGAGAGAAGGCGACAGAATAATTACCAACAAAGCCTGTATTAAATATTTTGATAAAAAAGAAAAGGAAATCTTAGGGAAGAAGAATGTAGAAATCAATTATGATAATAAAGACAAAACATGAAAAACTGACTGTGCTGCATGTGGCAACCCTTAATCAGCCGATCAGGCCAGACCTTGGGTATGGTCCCATAGAAACAGTCGTCTATAATATAGATAAA
This genomic interval carries:
- a CDS encoding helix-turn-helix transcriptional regulator, with amino-acid sequence MPKTIHSEKYRKLVSKLKSARREAGFTQIQVAKRLKKTQSYISKVEAGEQRIDVIELKMFADLYKKVLNYFIK
- a CDS encoding KH domain-containing protein, translating into MKSLVEQIAKSLVDRQEEVSVAVVEGERTVVFELRVAKSDIGKVIGKQGNTARAMRTILSAAGTKLGKRCVLEILE
- the rpoZ gene encoding DNA-directed RNA polymerase subunit omega, whose product is MDLISLPIEKNENRFRLVMAVIKRAKALYQGAMPRIDSKSKKMTSIALEEIISGSINVLSGEAAVKAEEEAKRITYQNMMDEAKQKASFPEEMTKIEKDLQVYLREKEEVVVENTT